The sequence GTTAGTGGTAGTGCTACctgaaaaagaagataaaaggaaaacctgaaagatagagaaaaatctgaaagatagagaaaaacctcaaatattaaaaagtctggaaaataggaaaaatataaataaatacatattagaataaacaataaaaaaatcgctGGTTGTACTTGCCCTAAGGACCTGTGCATCTCACCTTGTTGGACGCTGACCTACAACGTACGACAACTTATGTTTTCTCTAATTAgttattaataatttcaaaatgtttacttCACCGCGCTCGTGCACTCACAATCGCATTtcttttcgaattaaaattcaaaccaaagttcaattggttacaagcaatcataagagcttttcaatatttggcgcaattttcatataaacctaatatacatacatatgtcctttgctaatatataaacatgcatacatacaatttcgcgcaattttcataacctattgtataataattatatacatatgccctatgctaatatatgtataatatataaacatgcatatatacaattacgcgcaattttcataaaaaacccaaaaagaacaaatctgtaaacatgcattAAAATCATATGGatatatcaaatgaacaaatctattctgtacgcattttttcacacttgcgtatcactctctccctcgCATTTCTCTCCGGCATCCATATTAagtaatttcctactgttaacttgtggtGAAGTAATTTCTGAGTTGAATTTCTTACCCGTGTTTTGTTAAAGCCCAAaatgaggaacgggccgggactgcgccttctctatgaatttacgttctctggtagCAGCACATTCACTGTGAAGACTGAATGAGTTATTTTGCAAGAGATCGAAGGAGTCAACATGGTTGGAGTTGGGAATTTGGAACCATTTAATTTAAATCATCCAAATAAATGGTCAACGTATATGGCGCGTTTTGATTTGTTCCTTCTGTCCTAACATTGGCCGGAGCGCGCCTCTACGACCTCTTGGCATCATTAGCATCACCAAAGCAGGTTAGTAATCTGAGCCTTGCCGATATAAAAACGATTCTAACCAACCATTTTTCACCACGACTATCGCGGCCTATTATCATTTTCACAAACGTGATTAATATCCGGACGAGTCTGTCAGCAATTACATTGCAGCATTGCGCACATTGGGAGTGGACTGCAACTTCGGCACGGCGCTCGACCGCATGCTTCGTGACCGTTTTGTGTGTGACATGAAGGACGAAGGACTGCAGAAAACCTTACTGACTGAAAAGGATCTAACAGTGCAAAAGGTTATAGAACGTGCACTTTCGAATGAGGCAGCAGCCATCAGTGCTATGGCTATGAGGCACCTCAGCGAACCAGTTAATGCTGTTAACGAGAATCGTTTTCGTACACGAACAAAAAACGCCGTCAACAGAAACCAGCAGCTGTCATTCAATGGTAGTCATGCAATGCTGTCATGCAATGGGGTGGATCACAGCATCGTAAGCAGTATCCATATCGTGAATCACTTTGCAACGCATGCGGAGTCAAGGGGCATCTACAACGAGCCTGCCGCAGCGCGTCAAATGTCAATTTAAACAGAGCGTCTTCATCCAACTCAACAAATGCTCGTTCAGGTTCAATGCGGAAAAAATCATCTCGCCGAAAGAATGTCAATCAGATCACACCCTTGGTCAACCAGAAGAAGTTGATCTCAGTTACGATTAATGGCAGCACATGTATTTTTGAAGTGGATTCTGGGTCGCCTGTGACCATCATGACGGAATCTACGTTGAAAAGCGTCTGGTCCAACAGAAAGTCAGATCTTTCCAAGTGTGATTTGGATCTTAGCGATTACCAACCCAACCACATCCCAGTCAAGGGGAATATCGATGTATCAATTTATTACAACCGCCGTAAAATTGAGAACTTGCCGCTAATCATCGCAAACAGTGGTAGCTCTAACCTTGTTGGTTGTAACTGGTTCGATGCACTGAGCTTACGTATGGAAGGAGTCTTTGCCGTCAACAGTATTCTCAGCATCAAAGCCATTTTGAAGAAATCCATCACTTGTTCTCAACAGATCTTGGTCGCTACACAGAACCACCAGTGTCTTTACAAATCGATTCGGCGATGCCATCTGGAGCCTATGGAATACTAAAATTTGGCTACGCCAATAGTCCGTATATGCGTCCATTACAAATCAACGCTGAATAAGGCAATTAAGCCACACTGTCATTAAATTCCAGCCGTTAGCACACTTTTGACTTCGATTGAAGGTGGatcgatttatgcaaaaattgaTTTGGCACAGGCATACCAACAGCTCGTGGTTGATGAGCGTTCGTCCCGTTCATCAGCGCCCGGTATATCCCAAAGCTGCATCGAAAACGTTTTGCAAAACATTCCTGGCATCTAGCCGTATTATGATGACATCGTAGTCATGCGTACGTCAGAAAATGAGCTCGCAAACAGACTGGAACAAATATTAGTGCGCTTCGACCAGGCCAGTTTACGTTTGCGCAAGGACAAATGGCAATTTAGCGAGCCATCTATCGAAATTTTGGGGTTTAAACTGGACAATCTCGGTATACAACCCTCACCTGACAAGATCAAGGCCATTCATGAAGCACCATCGGCAAAGGACAAGAAGCAACTCCAAGCGTTTCTGGGTGAATTCAACTTGTATCACGCATTTTTACCCAACAAAGCAGCAATCGCTGAGCCGCTTCACCGCTTGCTCGACAAAAGTTGACGATGGACTTGGAAAGAACAACACGAAACAGCTTTCAATACGCATAAAAGGCTGATCGCATCAGAAAATGTGCTAATCCATTACAATGAGAATTTGCCGTTAGTGTTCACTTGTGACGCATCGCCGTACGGACTCGGAGCAGTCCTCAGCCACAGATTAACAGACGGGTCGGAGAAGCCCATTGCATTCTATTCAAAGACGCTGTCGGAGGCAGAACGAACTTACGCACAGATaaaaggtttttcaataagggcgggtagatgttgaaatggaataaaatgccgtttgctgtgtggcacgtagcgccatcctgCTAGAACCACAtgccgtctaggtccatatggttcaatatgggccataagaaattggaagggccaccaagtgtaccaaaaaatgggcgcaatgcgcgcaacgtttgcgttaatgaacactcattttgataataaagttttatcatttgaacgtgctgttcaatcgtgtaactttccatgatgatttggcataaacaactgaataataaacaaaagatttgacagatgtcaccaaaacaaaatggctgccacagggcgccaaaatcgacccgcgccaattgaaaaaccctttagatagGGAAGCAGTCGCCCTCATCTCTGGAGGGAAGAAATTCCACAACTAGTTACATGGCAGATTTTTTACGCTTGTCACCTATGCCCGTCCACTCTTGGGAATTTTCACCACAACAGCAAAATCAACCGCTCCGATAAGCTGTATCAATACTTTTGCCATCGAACTGAACTCAGTGCAAATGGAGGATGTCTAGTTTGGGGAAACCGCGCTGTAATCCCGTCTACTTTTCGAGAGTCTATTTTGGAAGCTCTTCATGCACCACATCCTGGCATCGTCAAATGAAGGCCGTTGCACGAAGTTGTATTTGGGGGCGGAAATCAAACTCGTTGTGAAGAAATGCAGTTCATATCAGCAAAATCGCAACGAGCAATCCCAAACAACAACGCACCACTGGGAATCGGCAATATGTCCATGGTCCCGTCTGTACGTGGATTTCGCTGGTCTTTTTCGAGGCAATTTATTCTTCATGCTCATCGACTCTTACTCTAAGTGGCTTGAAGTGGCCATCGTTAATTCAACTTCTTCAGCGGCCGCTATTAAGGTGTTACGCTAAATATTCGCCACGCATGGACTACCTGATGAGCTCATGTCGGACAACGAAACAGCTTTCACATCTGAAGAGTTTAAGAACTTTATGGAGAACAATCTTATTCGACACATCCGTTCTGCACCGTTCCATCCTTCTACAAACGGGCAGGCGGAGCGAATGGTTCAAAGTACCAAAAATTACTTGAAGAAAGCAGTGCCTGACATAAACCTCGATCTCCGCTTGGCTAGATATTTATTCAAGCAACACACCGCCCGCACTCAACAACGAACCGCTCGCCTGCAGAGCTACTGCTAAATCGTGAGCTAAAAACTTCAGGCAGTCCAGTATGGGTTCGTAATCATTCGACTGGGCCTATATCTTATGAGGTTCGGTTGAACGACTCTAGGGTCATCAAACGACATCAGGGCCAGCTTCGTAGTCACGAGGTATCAGAAGATTTCGACTGCGAAATACTGTCAACTGAAGACGTCGAAGCCAGCACAATCCAATCATCTGATGAAGTTGATTCAAGTACTTCTGATCACGTCGTGGAGACTCAATCGCTAGAGATATCAACGAACCTACAGCCTGTCGCCTCATCATCGCCAACACCGGAAAACCGAGCAGATCGAAGCGCGGCCGACAGGCCCCACAATTCTACTCAGCCTCTGGGAGTTAAGGGGTGTCATGTATGGGAGAAAACAGATGCAATTGAGACACCGACCGAACGCATTGTCCCGCGGATTCCGACATTTTACACACACactgtatgcatatgtatataagagtaATATAGTTTCATTTAATAAAGACCATAAATTCAATACGTAACACGGTGCTAATATAATTTAGAGCTACCAGGCATTAGTGAGTAACCTTTGGTCTTAGTATAAGTGCGGTATtgagaagatatttatcgtagttCTTGTTACGGCGTGTGTGTTAAAGTACACAGTTACCTCCTCTATAACTAAGATTTCTGCTTGatatacgctacagtagtccggaAGTCGGACCGATATTTCCAAtccttttgaaaaaaactccATAGCCTACTGTTGGATCACCCTTTATGCTTAAATAACTTACACCTAATTAACACTcaatatgtacaaataaacatCCACTCATTGTAAATTtgcatacgtacacacacacacacacatagtcaATATTACTTATTATTGCTCTCTAATTCTCTTTTAGTCTGATAAATCTTTCGCTTGTAAATAATTAGCATGAATTTCAATAAATCATTCTGGTCTTATCGCTCACATCAAGCAGTTCACTACAGTCTTTTTGGTTCGCAAGTGATTTCGCAAGTTTTGCATAGACACATACGTTTGGATTTCGTTACTCTTCTTGTTTTTCACTGCGCAAGATATACACCCCCAATTTTCTCGGTTTTTTTTCGTCATCCAAGAAAAAGGCTTCTTGGATCAAACATtttggcgcccaacgtggggcaCGTGTATATCCTGCATAAAGTGAATTGCTTTATTCTTCATCATCTAACGGCTGGAGCAATAACAGCAATCAACCAATCCgctagagcaacaacaacaatcaactaATTCGCGTTGTTGCTGCATTTCTTcgtattttgttttgctgtcgCTTGCTCCAACATTTGACCAGCACAGCAGTCAGCTACCCAGCAGGAATCAATCAACCAATTCGCGTTGTTGCTGCATTGTAACCTCTTGCTAGCAGTTAATTCCTATCGTGGATTTTTTCTGTTGTGCATATTTTTGGTAAGTACACAATACATTTCGTCGCTCCAAAAGGTCGAATTCACCGTTCGTTGGAGACGTATACCGCTGCGCTAGTGAACAAGCCGTTAACATCGCGTCGCTCTGCCATCACTACTTTCGCTGCTCTCGCACATTGAAGCTGCgttgtttgtgcatttttcgtattttgttttgctgtcgCTTGCTCCAACATTTGACCGCCAGCACAGCAGTCAGTTACCCAGCAGGAATATTTTCGCAACCATGTCTCTTGAAGAAGGCAAGCGTAAGCGCTCCAACATAAAGCGCAACATTTCGCGTATTAAATCGATCGTCGAAGCGGCAAGGGAGTCAGAGGATAAACTTACCAATGCTGAGCTTCAGTGTCGGCTAGGAATACTGGAGTCTTACTTCAAGCAGGCCTTATCCGTCCAAGCTGACATTGAGGATTTAGATCCACTTGACAACGGCCGCGCAGATCTCGAAGACAGCTACGTAGCAGTTAAGCTGAATATTCAAGCGCAACTTGGAGAAGATGCTAACGGTACAGTGTACTTTCCCGAAACGTCAACAGCAGCAGTTGTTAAGCCCTCGTCGCATCTGCCAAGACTAACATTGCCAACATTTAGTGGCGATTACGCAGATTACAAGAATTTCATTACTTCATTTACCCAGATTGTTGCTCGTGAACCAAGGCTGTCGAACATCGAGAAGTTTAATTACTTGTTGACTTGTTTAAAGGGTCCCGCGCTAGAAACGGTTCATGCATTCCAAGTCACTAGCGAAAACTATCCGAAGGCTTTGGATAGGCTCAAGCACCGGTTCGACAACCCAacgttaatttttttggaaggtATTGCCTCACTGTTCGCATTACCGGCACTGGAAAGGTCGAACGCTCAACAGCTGCGCAGTTTAATAGACAAGGCATCGGCAATTTTTAGCTCCTTGGAGTCAGTAGGAACGTTTGCAAACATCGCACATGCATTGCTAATTAACATTGTGATGGGCAAGTGTGATCAGCAAACCAGGAGCAAATGGAACGAGTCTCTGGACTACAAGTCGCTTCCAACTTGGTCACAGTGCACTCAAGTCGTGGAACGACATTGTCAGTTCTTGCACTCATGCGAGTCATCGTCACAACGAAAACCCGAGTCTGGCAAGCAAAATCGCGCAAGCAATCGCATGCAAAACTCGTCATTTGCTATCACTAACTCTAATTGTGTTCTTTGTTCCAGTTCCAACCATAAACTCGTCAGTTGTTTGAGGTTTAAGGAGATGAACACAAATCAACGCTTTGATCTCATCAAGAAGCATGATCTATGCATCAACTGCTTGGGCAATGGTCATAGAATGATCCAATGTCCATCCAAGAATCGCTGCCGCTGTTGCAATCGAGCACACCACACGTTGTTGCATCATGAGAATGCATCTCAACCCACTCAAACAACTCCAGTGGCAGGTCAAGCATTCCAGCCTTCGGGGTCTACTCGACCTACATGGCAAACTTCATCTCAAGAATCGACAGCAACCCACTCGCACATGGGTGCATCGGAAGGTGGGCAGGTGATTCTTGCAACGGCTATGATCCTGGTCAAGGACGCTACGGGTACGTATAAGTTGGGCAGAGCCCTCCTAGATTCATGCTCTCAACTCAATTTCATCACTGAGGATTTCGCGCAAAAACTACGCCTTCGACGTGAGAAACATAATGTGGGCGTTCGAAGCATTGGAGACTCGCTAACCAGTCTTAAGGCGCGTACGACCACGACCATCAAATCGCGCACTTCAGCCTTTCAACTGTCACTTCAATTCGGAATCACCTCGCACATAGCATACCAGCCAGATGCCGAGATCGACACGTCCGGTTGGAGCTTGCCAGCCAATACCAAATTAGCAGACGAGATGTTTTTTAAGCCCCGGCGCATAGACCTGTTGTTAGGAACAGAGGCCTTCGTTGATGCTCTTGCTGTTGGCCAAATTCGACAGGGTCCAAATTTACCGACGCTTCAGAAGACGTTGTTTGGTTGGGTCGTCTCTGGTAGGTTTCGAGGTGACTATAACGTGACGTCATCATCTTGTCTGCTGTCAAATGAAACCTCAATCGACGAAAATTTGCAACGCCTATGGCAACTGGAAGCCATCGACACGTCACCAAACCCAACTCAGCCAGACCATCGAATTTGTGAAGAGCATTTCACAAAAACAACTCATCAAGACCACACTGGTCGAATTACTGTAAATCTGCCATTTAAAGACAACCCAATTTGTCTCGGAGATTCCTTCGATATCGCTCGTCGGCGATTCCTTGCGCTTGAGAGACGTCTTCTACGTTCGTCCGAAATCCGTCCGCAGTACATTGCCTTCATGGAAGAGTACGAAAGTCTTGGCCACATGTCAGTAGTAGCACACCCCAACTTGAAAGAGCCACACTACTATATGCCACATCACTGCGTGCTTAAACCTAGCAGCACGTCAACCAAATTGCGAGTAGTGTTTGATGCCTCGTGTCGCACCTCAACACAAACATCATTTGTTTCGATCATTTGTTAGTGGGGCCCACAATTCAACAAGATTTATACATGCTTCTATTACGTTTTCGTCTGTATCGTTTCGCCATCACCGCAGATATCACTAAAATGTACAGGCAAGTactcatagaaaataattgtcGACAATTTCAATACATACTTTGGCGAGCTTCCCCAGACTCAGATCTCCGCACGTACCAGCTCAACACTGTAACATACGGAACAGCTTCGGCACCATACCTTGCGGTACGCAGCCTACACTACCTGGCAGACCAACATATGGCAGAGTTTCCGATCGGCGCTTCAGCAATAAAATCATCATTTTATGTCGACGACATGTTATGTGGTGCCGACGATATAACCACGTTACACACACTCAGGCATGAAGTTGTTGAAGTACTCCGTCGTGGACAGTTTCCAATATCGAAATGGCACTCAAATCACCCAGACTTCAAGGAAGGTCAAGCAACAAAGGAGCTTCATATCAACGACGATTTTGTGACCAGTGCGTTAGGAGTAACATGGCATCAACGAAGCGACGTATTTTCGTTCGGCTTTAACCCGAAACAGCAATACAATTCGGTTACAAAGCGGACAATATTGTCTATTGCCTCATCGCTGTTTGATCCACTTGGCTTGTTGTCACCATTGATAATCACTGCCAAGATTATCCTCCAAGAGCTATGGTTATTGAAGCTCGATTGGGACGAGTCTGCACCTCAGCACCTACAACAAGCTTGGACAAACTGCTTAGCATCATTAAACTCGATTTCGTCACTCATCGTGCCTCGTTATTGCTTGCAACCAACCGTACGGAACATACAAATACACGGGTTTTGCGACGCATCAATTCGAGCATACGGTTGCTCTGTATACATACGTACGGAAGACTTGGATGGACATATTGAAATTCAGTTATTTACATCAAGGTCAAGAGTCGCTCCAGTCAAAAGGCAGTCGCTTCCCAAACTTGAACTTTGTGGTGCGCACCTTCTTGCATCTctctacgcaaaaataaaagatgtTTTTACTGATCAACCTCTAAGCAGTTACTTTTGGACCGATTCACAACTAGTACTGCATTGGCTTCAACAGCATTCAATAACGCTTTCAACTTTTGTAGGGAACAGAGTATCGGATATACAAGAATTGACTGTAGGTGGACACTGGAGATACGTACCAACGCGCGAGAATCCTGCGGATCTTGTATCTCGAGGCTGCCCTACTGCAGAACTTAAACAATCGAATTGGTTTTCCGGTCCAGCTTTTTTGTTTCAAGATCAGACTAAATGGCCAAATCAAAAACCACCAGTTGACCTCGACGGAGACGTCATCAATTCGGAAAAACGCAAAACGACACTTACCACAATGATGGAGACAAACTACATTCTCAACATCATCAATGGCATTAGCTCGTACCCCCATTGCTTACGTCTAGTCGCCTGGTTATTCCGGTTTTTTGATTCGTCCAGAAAGAAATCAAGGTTCACTACCGCTTCACCATCGCCTGACGAATTGCGACGCGCTTCACCTTGCTTAATATGGAACGTTCAACAGCATCACTTCTCTGTCGACTTTCAGTTACTAAAGAAAAATCGAtcattaaaaagtaatttaaaatttttgactccATTTATAGACACTTCGACTGGATACGAGCTTATCAAGGTTGGTGGCCGTCTGGACTACACCGAATTACCAGACAGCCAAAAACACCCATTGCTGTTGCCCAGTAATTCACAATTTATTTTGACGTATGTACGCCATTTACATCTTCGCAATTACCATGCAGGCCCAAAAGCCTTAGTTGCCTTGATCCGCCTTGAATATTGGATTGTCAACGCCAGAGATTTGGCCCGTCGCGTCGTTCGTTCGTGTGTGCATTGCGTTCGATACAAGCCCACCTTGCTGCAGCAAGTAATGGGACCCCTACCAAGAGAGCGTGTCCAACCAACACGTCCATTTGAACGCTGCGGAATCGACTTTTGCGGACCAATAAGCACTTACCTGCGAGTCCGAGGAAAGACACCTACCAAATCATACTTGGCGATATTTGTTTGTCTTGTCACTAAGGCGGTTCATATTGAGGTGGTCTCGGACTTGTCTACCAAGGCATTCCTGAACGCTCTAAAACGTATGGGTGGTCGGCGAAAGATGCCGTGCCACATTTTCTGCGACAACGCCACGAATTTTGTAGGAGCATCCAACCATTTGCAAGAggtcaaacaatttttgttcaagCACGAAACCCAGAACGAAATTAACAAATATTGCTCTTccgattttattaatttccatTTTATCCCACCTAGGGCACCCCATTTTGGGGGCCTCTGGGAAGCAGCAGTTAAAAGCGCAAAGGGACTGCTCTATCGCACATTGGCTAATACAAGATTAACATATGAAGAACTGAGCACTGTAGCTGTGGAAATAGAGGCCATACTAAACTCGCGTCCGCTCTCACCGCTATCATCAGATCCCAATGACTTTGAAGCACTCACTGCTGGACATTTTTTGGTCGGGTCATCGCTACGTGCCCTACCCGAAAGCTCACTCGAAGAGAGAAATATCTCGAATTTGGATCGATACGATATGATTACGGCCATCAAGCAGCGCTTTTGGCGCCGCTGGTCTTCAGACTATGTCAATGAACTACGCTCACGAGTCAAGTGGACGACACCTACACCCAATCTTGCAGAAGGTACGCTAGTGATCATCCACGACGATAACCTCCCACCACAACGCTGGAAGCTTGGTCGCGTTGAGTCAACCGTACGTGGACGAGATGGTCATGTTCGAGTTGTGCGCCTCCGCACTACTAATGGGAGCTGTTGCCGGCCTGTTCACAAACTTGCCATCCTGCCAGTGTCTTGAAAGTGCATCCTTTCAACGGGGCCGGGATGTTGGATCACCCTTTATGCTTAAATAATTTACACCTAATTAACACTcaatatgtacaaataaacatCCACTCATTGTAAATTtgcatacgtacacacacacacacacatagtcaATATTACTTATTATTGCTCTCTAATTCTCTTTTGGTCTGATAAATCTTTCGCTTGTAAATAATTAGCATGAATTTCAATAAATCATTCTGGTCTTATCGCTCACATCAAGCAGTTCACTACAGTCTTTTTGGTTCGCAAGTGATTTCGCAAGTTTTGCATAGACACATACGTTTGGATTTCGTTACTCTTCTTGTTTTTCACTGCGCAAGATATACACCCCCAATTTTCTCGGTTTTTTTTCGTCATCCAAGAAAAAGGCTTCTTGGATCAAAcacctactttattttctatcCTGGATCCATCCGTGTGAAAATTTGTTCCCCGTCTTCTCCATGGTTTTtgagtttgccactctcttcttgatTGGATGTTAGTCTTTAAGAGCCTATGTTGAGCCCCTGGGTCATCCAAAGCGCTACACTACAAAGTCGAAGCACTGAAGCGGCGGCAACGTTTCCAACCAGATTTAGAGCAGGTAAGTTgacggcggccaccgtagccgaatgggttagtgcgtgactaccattcggaattcagagaacgAAGGCttgaatcttggtgaaacaccaaaattaagaaaaacatttttctaatagcggtcacccctcggcaggcaatggcaagcccccgcaagctatgaaaaagctcctcataaaaatatctgccgttcggagtcggcttgaaacagtgggtccctccatttgtggaacaacatcaagacgcacgccacaaataggagaagaggctcggccaaacacccaaaaagggtgtacgcgccaattatatatatacagtgagtcacagtcaaagtgcgCCACCAATTCCTTGAAGATATTTGTTTAAAcaacttttgtaaatactttcaaaCACCCATTACTTTTTGTCAACTTTATCAAGTGAGCATGCTGTGTAATCTAactgtattttttctgtttgtttgctgCCGAAGTAAgagtaataatgaagaacaaaaacaaacgcacAAACTAACGTCACACTCAAAGTGAGCCACCTAACattgtttcttttaaaataacggGATATGTATTTTTGGATATTAATTTTCGCTTGCATCTTATTCTTAGTGTTTTAGTTGTTTATTATCAAGCGGGTTATAAAGATGGGTCGACAAACAAGTGTTGAAATTAGACAGTTAGTAATTGATCTTTTTAAAACAGGAAAATCCCAAAGAAAAACTGCGGAATATGTGAATAAAAGTCGAGGAACTGTCCAGCACATCATACATCGctttactagaggaggaagagtaGGAAACAAgcagaaagaaagcaaaaaaaggcGTTTTCAGAAAGGGACGAGGCATTTATTTTGcgggaagtgaagaaaa comes from Anastrepha obliqua isolate idAnaObli1 chromosome 6, idAnaObli1_1.0, whole genome shotgun sequence and encodes:
- the LOC129250317 gene encoding uncharacterized protein LOC129250317, translated to MSLEEGKRKRSNIKRNISRIKSIVEAARESEDKLTNAELQCRLGILESYFKQALSVQADIEDLDPLDNGRADLEDSYVAVKLNIQAQLGEDANGTVYFPETSTAAVVKPSSHLPRLTLPTFSGDYADYKNFITSFTQIVAREPRLSNIEKFNYLLTCLKGPALETVHAFQVTSENYPKALDRLKHRFDNPTLIFLEGIASLFALPALERSNAQQLRSLIDKASAIFSSLESVGTFANIAHALLINIVMGKCDQQTRSKWNESLDYKSLPTWSQCTQVVERHCQFLHSCESSSQRKPESGKQNRASNRMQNSSFAITNSNCVLCSSSNHKLVSCLRFKEMNTNQRFDLIKKHDLCINCLGNGHRMIQCPSKNRCRCCNRAHHTLLHHENASQPTQTTPVAGQAFQPSGSTRPTWQTSSQESTATHSHMGASEGGQVILATAMILVKDATGTYKLGRALLDSCSQLNFITEDFAQKLRLRREKHNVGVRSIGDSLTSLKARTTTTIKSRTSAFQLSLQFGITSHIAYQPDAEIDTSGWSLPANTKLADEMFFKPRRIDLLLGTEAFVDALAVGQIRQGPNLPTLQKTLFGWVVSGRFRGDYNVTSSSCLLSNETSIDENLQRLWQLEAIDTSPNPTQPDHRICEEHFTKTTHQDHTGRITVNLPFKDNPICLGDSFDIARRRFLALERRLLRSSEIRPQYIAFMEEYESLGHMSVVAHPNLKEPHYYMPHHCVLKPSSTSTKLRVVFDASCRTSTQTSFVSIIC
- the LOC129250318 gene encoding uncharacterized protein LOC129250318, giving the protein MLCGADDITTLHTLRHEVVEVLRRGQFPISKWHSNHPDFKEGQATKELHINDDFVTSALGVTWHQRSDVFSFGFNPKQQYNSVTKRTILSIASSLFDPLGLLSPLIITAKIILQELWLLKLDWDESAPQHLQQAWTNCLASLNSISSLIVPRYCLQPTVRNIQIHGFCDASIRAYGCSVYIRTEDLDGHIEIQLFTSRSRVAPVKRQSLPKLELCGAHLLASLYAKIKDVFTDQPLSSYFWTDSQLVLHWLQQHSITLSTFVGNRVSDIQELTVGGHWRYVPTRENPADLVSRGCPTAELKQSNWFSGPAFLFQDQTKWPNQKPPVDLDGDVINSEKRKTTLTTMMETNYILNIINGISSYPHCLRLVAWLFRFFDSSRKKSRFTTASPSPDELRRASPCLIWNVQQHHFSVDFQLLKKNRSLKSNLKFLTPFIDTSTGYELIKVGGRLDYTELPDSQKHPLLLPSNSQFILTYVRHLHLRNYHAGPKALVALIRLEYWIVNARDLARRVVRSCVHCVRYKPTLLQQVMGPLPRERVQPTRPFERCGIDFCGPISTYLRVRGKTPTKSYLAIFVCLVTKAVHIEVVSDLSTKAFLNALKRMGGRRKMPCHIFCDNATNFVGASNHLQEVKQFLFKHETQNEINKYCSSDFINFHFIPPRAPHFGGLWEAAVKSAKGLLYRTLANTRLTYEELSTVAVEIEAILNSRPLSPLSSDPNDFEALTAGHFLVGSSLRALPESSLEERNISNLDRYDMITAIKQRFWRRWSSDYVNELRSRVKWTTPTPNLAEGTLVIIHDDNLPPQRWKLGRVESTVRGRDGHVRVVRLRTTNGSCCRPVHKLAILPVS